A single window of Jaculus jaculus isolate mJacJac1 chromosome 14, mJacJac1.mat.Y.cur, whole genome shotgun sequence DNA harbors:
- the Znf329 gene encoding zinc finger protein 329: MRLKVDAQNIPDEEPSHEVEMEGLTREGPCFSILGGTWDCENHESHLRKSPLNWEKNRAQETSCDCLCLGEHLSINSGLPPSQRVLTTNVFHVHDSDVNILDCDQALHSCTPNCATKRIGDSDACGQSFLPSMEVTQLTKNQVRDKPYKYSESLKSFSHFTVPLCDKKVMKRSKKLYKGKDFGDIFALSSSLNENRSHSSERPYKCTECGKCFKRNSSLVLHHRTHTGEKPYNCNECGKSFSKNYNLIVHQRIHTGEKPYKCTKCGKAFSDGSALTQHQRIHTGEKPFECPECGKTFNRNSSLILHQRTHTGEKPYRCNECGKPFTDISHLTVHLRIHTGEKPYECSKCGKAFRDGSYLTQHERTHTGEKPFECAECGKSFNRSSHLIVHQKIHSGEKPYECKECGKTFIESAYLIRHQRIHTGEKPYGCNQCHKLFRNIAGLIRHQRTHTGEKPYECSQCGKAFRDSSCLTKHQRIHTKETPYQCLECGKSFKQNSHLVVHQRLHKRESPIQCPQCGKIFRRNSALDRHQKTHLEEQPMEA, translated from the coding sequence ATGAGACTGAAGGTAGATGCTCAGAATATTCCTGATGAAGAGCCATCTCATGAAGTAGAAATGGAAGGATTAACAAGGGAGGGTCCCTGTTTTTCTATTCTAGGTGGCACTTGGGACTGTGAGAATCATGAGAGTCATTTGAGGAAATCTCCTTTAAATTGGGAGAAAAACAGGGCTCAGGAAACAAGTTGTGACTGTCTTTGTTTAGGGGAGCATTTGAGTATAAACTCAGGCCTTCCACCATCTCAGCGAGTTCTTACAACTAATGTTTTCCATGTTCATGATTCTGATGTTAACATTTTGGATTGTGACCAAGCCTTACACAGTTGTACCCCAAATTGTGCAACTAAGAGAATTGGTGACAGTGACGCTTGTGGTCaaagcttccttccttccatggAAGTTACTCAACTTACAAAAAACCAAGTGAGGGACAAACCTTATAAATACTCAGAAAGTCTTAAATCTTTTAGTCATTTTACTGTTCCCCTTTGTGacaaaaaagtaatgaaaagaagcaaaaaacTTTATAAAGGTAAGGACTTTGGGGACATCTTTGCCCTCAGCTCATCTCTTAATGAAAACAGAAGTCACTCCTCTGAGAGACCGtataaatgtactgaatgtgggaaatgtTTCAAACGCAACTCTTCTCTTGTTTTGCATCACCgaactcacactggagagaaaccttatAACTGTAATGAGTGTGGAAAATCATTCTCCAAGAACTATAATCTGATTGTGCATCAAAGGATCCATACAGGAGAGAAGCCCTACAAATGTACTaagtgtgggaaagctttcagtgACGGATCAGCTCTGACACAGCACCAGAGgattcacacaggtgaaaagccttTTGAGTGTCCAGAATGTGGAAAAACTTTCAACCGAAATTCTTCCCTGATTTTGCATCAAAGAACTCACACAGGGGAGAAACCATACAGATGTAATGAGTGTGGCAAACCTTTCACTGACATCTCCCACCTTACTGTGCATCTCAGAATCCACACTGGTGAGAAGCCCTATGAGTGCAGCAAATGTGGAAAGGCTTTTCGAGATGGCTCATACCTCACCCAGCATGAGAGGACCCACACTGGGGAGAAGCCTTTTGAATGTGCAGAGTGTGGGAAATCCTTTAATCGCAGCTCTCACCTCATTGTGCATCAAAAAATCCATTCTGGggagaagccctatgaatgtaagGAGTGTGGGAAAACTTTCATTGAGAGTGCATACCTCATCAGGCACCAGAggattcatactggagagaagccctatgGCTGTAACCAGTGTCATAAGCTTTTCAGGAACATTGCTGGACTCATCCGGCACCAGAGGACTCATACTGGTGAGAAGCCTTATGAGTGTAGTCAGTGTGGAAAAGCTTTCAGGGATAGCTCCTGTCTAACCaagcatcagagaattcacactaAGGAGACTCCATATCAGTGTCTGGAGTGTGGAAAGTCTTTTAAGCAGAACTCTCACCTTGTAGTACATCAGAGACTCCATAAAAGGGAGAGCCCCATCCAGTGTCCTCAGTGTGGAAAGATCTTTAGAAGGAACTCTGCCCTTGACCGACATCAGAAAACACACCTGGAAGAACAACCCATGGAAGCATAG